The genomic interval CCAAATGCCTTGTCGGGTAAGTTCCGACGTGCATGAATGGATCAACGAGGGCCCCGCTGTCCTCGCGTAGTACCCGGTGAATCCACATAACGTGGACGAACAGTCCACGGTCTCCCAGCGGGAAAAGAAGTCCCTGTGGAGTTTTACTGCAGCCTGCCGCTGGAATACGGCTGCGGATGCAGAGTGTAGACGGGAGCCGTCGATCCTGGTTTCTCCGGGAACTGGGGGAGGCGAAAATGGAACACCGTCCTTCTGCAACCGTGTTTCTAACCGGCGCCTTCGGGTGCTGAGACAACGGTAGGTGGGCAGTTCGGCTGGGGCGGCACGCCCTTGAAAAGATATCAAGGGCGCCCTAAGGTCGGCTCAGACGGGACAGAAACCCGTCGTAGAGTGCAAAGGCAAAAGCCGGCCTGACTGGATCCTCCACAGTAAGGGATCCAGGGGCGAAAGCCGGGCCTAGCGATCATCCATGTCCCCCTTGGTGGGGGCTGGATGTGTCAGAAAAATTACCCTAGGGATAACAGGCTCGTCGCGGGCGAGAGTCCCCATCGACCCCGCGGCTTGGTACCTCGATGTCGGCTCTTCCTATCCTGGCCCTGCATAAGGGGCCAAGGGTGAGGCTGCTCGCCTATTAAAAGGGAACGTGAGCTGGGTTTAGACCGTCGTGAGACAGGTCGGACTTTATCTGCTGGGAGTGCTGGCTGCCTGAGGGGAAAGGGTCCCCAGTACGAGAGGAACGGGACGCTGTGGCCTCTAGTTTACCGGTTGTCCGATAGGGCAAACGCCGGGCAGCCACGCCGCTGAGGATAAGGGCTGAAAGCATCTAAGCCCGAAGCCTCTCCCGAAAATAGGCAGCCAATCCCCTTTTTGGGGACGAGGGCTCCCATAGAAGATGGGTTTGATGGAGCCGGGGTGTACGCCGGAAGACTTCGGTCGACCGGTTTAGCCTGCGGCTTCCAACCGCCTGAGGTGTTGGGCCGTAAAGGGTGGTGTCTGGGCGATTTTGAAGTGGTGAGAGAATAGTGTGGGTGTGTTGGTTGCTTGTGCATGGTGTTGTTGTGTATTTTTGTTTGGTTTTGGAGTTATGGTTTTTAATTAGGTTTAGTGATAGATTGTTCTTCGAAAGGTTGTGTGGTGCTGGTTTGCCGTTGCGTTATGTTGAGGCTTTGGATGTTAAGAGGTTGGTTGATGAGATTGTGGATTGTTTGGGTTTGTTTCATGTTGTGCCGCAGTTCGTTTATTGTTATCGGAGTTTTGGTTCGGAGTCTAAGCGTGTGATTGCTCGTATTCATGGGTTGAGTAGGATTTGGCAGGAGGCGTTGAGGAAGCATGCGGCGTATGTTATTGAGGTTGTTTCTGAGCGGTATGATCAGTTGAGTGAGGAGGAGAAGGAGAAGACGGTGATTCATGAGTTGTTGCATATTCCGAAGGGGTTTTCTGGGGGTTTTCGTCCGCATAAGGGTTATGTTGAGAAGGCGGAAGTGGAACGGCTGCATCGATTATTTGTGAAGCGGAGAGCTTTGAAAGAGTAGATTTTGGCAAGATTGCAAAGTTTTTTCTTTCATAAGTAATGTGTTTTTGTGCTCTGCGTAGCTATACCCCCCTTATAAATAGGTTGAATTATGGGTTAGAATATTAGAGGGAAAATTTTAAGGCAACAAGCGATAAAGACTATTGCATGCCAGAGTTCACTTTTGAAGGAACAGCCAAATGGAAAAGCGGCACAGAATGCGACCTATCCATAAAGGGCAAACACATTGTCACGGTTAGTCCGCCGCCAGAATTCGGCGGGAAACAAGGCTACTGTGTTCCAGAAGAAATTTTCGCCGCCTCATTAGCCTCATGCATGAACACGATTTTCCTATTAATCGCAAAAAACTCTCAGTTGGCTCTGAAGAATCTGGAAACAAAAACAACCGTGAAAATGAACGTGGAGGGTCTTGAAAAGCTCATCTTCACACACGTTCACTTTGACATGGCGATTAAGCTGGAAAAGGATGACGAATGGAACCGCAAAAAAGCGAACGCAGTCTTTAAAATGACTGAGAAAATATGTCCACTTAGGCAGTCGTGGGGAGAAAAAGTCCCAATAACGTTTAAGCTAACCTTTCAATAGGACTTAGGCAAGCCTAACACGTGCTGTCCAATGAACGCCAGAGCCATTTGATGCGTCACTGGCGCTAAGCGTATCAAGTTTACTTCGCGCCACCACCGCTCAACATCATACTCCACAGCATAACCGTAACCGCCAAAAGTCTGCATTGCATGATAAACAGCACTAATGCCCGCTTCTACAGCAGCAACCTTAGCCATGTTCGCCTCAGCACCGCATTCTTGTCCCTTATCATAAAGCCAAGCAGCCTTATAATTCAGCAAATGTGCAGCTTCAATCTTTGCCTTAGCATCAGCAAGCGGAAACTGAACAGCTTGATGCGAACCAATAGGCGCCTCAAACACTCTGCGTTCTTTCGCGTAATCAACCGCTTTCTTAATCGCCAAAAGTCCAATACCGCAAGCAGCAGCAGAAAAACTCATTCTCTCTGGATTAAGCGTGTCCAAAACAAAATACCACCCCTTATCCACCTCGCCTAAAAGGCAATCCTTGGGCACTCTAAGGTCGCTAATATACATTTCAAAAGTCTTCGAATAGTTAATTCCATGCTTCTCTATTGGGATAATCTCCACAGCAGGATTAGGCAAATCCACAACAAAAAGGCTTAAACCCAAAGTGCGCTTAGCAACCTTATCCACGGGCGTGGTTCTCGTCACAAGCAACATTCCTTTAGCCCGGTCAGCACCAGAAATAAACATTTTCTGACCATTAACCACATACTCTTCCCCTTCAAGTTTAGCCGTGGTGCTAATGTTTAACGTGTTCGTTCCAGCATCAGGCTCTGTTAAAGCCAAACAAAACTCCATTCCCTTAGCAATTTGCGGCAAATACTTCTGCTTCTGTGCCTCATTACCATGCTTAACTATGGATAAACCACCGAAAACAGAACTTAAACACAAAAACCACTCACCAGCCAACCCGCAACCTTCAGAAGCCAAAGTCTCCATAGCCAAAATCATCTCAAACATGCCCATGCCACCGCCACCATACTTTTCTGGAATCACAATGCCAGGAAAGCCCGCTTCAACCAAACTTTTCCAGAAATCCTCTGGAAACTCGTGCTTCTTATCCTTCTCACGCCAATATTCAGGACCAAAATCTCGCGCAATATCGCATGCCGCTTCAACAATCATTTTCTGCTCGGCTGTTAATTCAAAATTCAAAGTCATCTCTCACCTAAATTCACTGTTAAGTATTGGCTAAAAGCTTCCATACAATTTTAAACTTTCGCCGAAAAATCGCAAGAACCAATGAAGCAGAGGGTTACAACAAAAAAAGGAGAAAGTTTGCATACGTTTTATCTTGCTAATGCTCCGCCTATAAGCCCACCAATAGCAGCTATTATTGCTCCAAAAATGCCGAGAAGAACCGCTGCAACCGCCACAAGTAATCCTAACAGAAAGCCTATAAACCCGCCAAGCAACCCACCCAAAAGCCCACCTAAAGCAACCAACCCGATAGCTATAAGCACAGCAATTATGAGCCCTCCCAAAATTCCAGCAAGAAAACCAGCCAAAGCACCTTTCCACAAGCCTTTAGCTATCAACCCAGCAACCAATCCGCCAATAAAATGACCAATTATCGGAAGCGCCCACCCAATAGCAACGATAACCACAAAGCCTGCAAAAGCTCAAGCCACAAACTGCCAGAGCCATTTCCCAAATCAACATTTCTCCTCATCGCTTTCGTTAACAACTATTATCCTCATCACATATAGGCATATTCCTCGAAAAAAGAAAAAAGAGGAAAAAACTTAGTCAATAAACAGTTTTTTGCTTTTCTTTGCTAGAACCGCAATTGCAATTGAAAGTGCCATGAAAATCATTAAGAGAGTAATTGTTGGAAATTCTGGAATCACTTGATATGCATAGTTTAGTCCGCTATTATCTTTGGTGGCTGTATTGCCGACGTTATCGCTGGCAGAGATTTTGAAACTAACCCATGTGCCGTAGAACTGTTTCGGAAGCAGTGCTTCAAAAAGACCCGATGTCGAATTATAGTTCATCTTTGTATTTGCCCATGTTGTTCCATTGTCAAAACTGTAGAGGAGGCTCACAAGATTGCTGTTTACTCCGCTTCCAGAGTCGGTCACATTTGCATAGACAGTTACCAGTTCTCCTTGGTTGATGTCTCCCGTTGGGTAATGTGTAGGCGTCTCTATCGTTGGAGAAGTCTTGTCAAGAAACATCGTTGCCGTTTTGAAGGTTTCCTCATTTCCAAAATTGTCCACACTGTAGTATTTTATCGTGTGACTGCCATCTGCCAAGCTTGAAAGAGTGAAAGGACTTCCATAAACTTGCCATGAGCCACCATCAATTTTATAATAAGTTGCAGAAACTCCAGACTCATCATCATGGGCTGATAGAGAAATTTTAGACGTTGCAGATAGCCAGTCTTTTCCAGCAGAGGAATATGCCGTGTAGCCTAAAGATGTTGAAGGCGGTGTCTTGTCAACAAACGCTATTGTCAACCAAACGTCATAATAATCTGTGTTTAAATCTCTAGCCATGTCAACTATGAAAATTCTTCCATCAAGTACTGCAATCTCTGGGTTCCTGTTGGAGGAGTAGAACCACTCCTGAAAGTTGAGAGTACCGTTCATATTAGTTATTCGCGTTTCCGGAATGATTTTGTTTCCAGTTGCGTTGACCAGCGCATAATAAATGTCTGTGTAATCCCCACCTTCAAAACGGTTAATCCAAACAATGTGCGCCATATCGTGAGTGTCAACAGCTATGTTTGCCAAGAAAGATTGAACACCGTCATCTTCAGAAATTAACATTTCATCAACGACTTTTATTACATCCGGATCAGCAGAATCTCCGCTTCTATCGTCTAAATAGGGGTTGATTTTCATGTAGAAAATATCTGTTTGCGGTTGCGTTGAGCTGTTGTGCCATGCAATGTGAATCATGTCATGGGAATCTATGTCCACAAATGGTCTAGTATGCCTCCATGTCTCGTTACTGTTTGTCAGTTGAGTGTTGTTTATCAATGTGTTTCCGGTACTTCCATCAATCATAGTATACCATACATCTCGCCAACTACCGCTGTCAGTCCAGTTTTGTGTAACGAGGAACACGTGCGCGTTGCCGTGAGAATCCACAACAATCTCAGGTTCGCTCCAATCGACGTCAATGTAAAAACCAGCAGTAACGTTAACTTCTGGAAGAACTATTACTCCATTTTTGTCCATCACAAGATAATGTAACTCGCCCATCGCAGCCCATGTGTCATTATCGAACCATACAACATGAACTCTGTCTGAAGAATCAACAGCAACGTTAGCGGCTCGCGATTTGCTGGCATCTTCTGTACTAATTATTGTTTCCGGTATAACCGTTATATTCGCGTAGTCAGCCGCACTGCCATCCATGTCGTCCAAGTACGGGTTTATCTTCAAATATACGACTTCTTGCTGGTACAGCGTCGTGTAGTTTGTGTAGTCTGGCCAAGGATCATAAATGGATTGTGCATGAAAAACTATGTGAACATTGTTATCTGAATCAACACCTATTGATGCTCTCCGAGCATGATATGAAGTAGCATTCATATTGGGGTCAAGGCATGTCTCGTTAATCAGCGTGTTGCCATAGCGGTCCACCATCATATAGTATAAAATAGCAGTGTCATTTCCAATCCATACGATGTGAAGGTTACCGTTATGGTCAAGGCTATTGAAGGAGCTTCTTCCTAATGCCCACTAGATATCTGCGTTAACTCTTTATAGATGACAACCGGATCGTACTCGGCACTTGTATGTGGAGCGAGAAAAGTTTGCAATGTCAAAATGAGCGACATAATTAAAAGAGTCGCCAGATACATCATCTTAACTTTAGAATTATTTTTCATCTATATTATCTCCAGATTTTGATGTTAACCACATTTTTGTGTGTAGCTATTAAATCTTTTGTATACTTCTTTTAGAGCGTTTATTCTAAGTCTTCAATAACCTTGAAACATCAATTCTTATATGGAATAACTGTCGAATTATATGTGTATATTTCGCTTCCCTTTATCGGAATGTGCGTTGGATGAGAAAAACAATATTCAAAAAACTTGAAGCGCAAGGACTAATAGCAAACTACAACCACTACAGAAAAAACCTGCCTCCAAAACTTCCAGAAAGAGTCTTCATCTGGGACGAAACCCTGAGAGAAGGCGTCCAAACACCCACGGTATATCTAACATACGTTGAAAAGGTAAAACTCGCCAAAATGCTGGACGAAATGGGCGTAGCCCTCATAACTGTTGGATTTCCAGCAATCTCCGAAGAAGAAAAAAGCGACGTTAGAAAAATCGCAAACGAAAGCTTCCAACAAGCACGCCTCGCAGCATCTGCACGCACAATAAAAAGCGACATAGACGCTTGCCTAGAATGCGGAATAAGAGAGCTTATGATATTCACACCTTTCAACGGACTGAACCTTCAATACAGACTAAAAATGACAAAAGAACAAGTACTACAGAAAACCACCGAATCCATAGAATACGCAAAAAAACACGGCGCAACCGTAAACTTTGTTTTAGAAGACGCAACAAGGACACCAATAGAAGAGATTATACAAATCTTCGAAACCGCAATAAAAGCAGGAGCAAGTCGCTTAGTAATAGCAGACACAGTTGGCTTCCTAAGACCCTTATCAATGCGCTATTTGATTTCGCACGTAAGAGAGGAACTCCTAGAAAAAACCAAGAAGGAAATCCCACTTTCCATCCACTGCCACAACGACTTCGGCTTAGCCACAGCAAACACCCTAGCAGCAGTTGAGGAAGGCATAGCCTACGTTCACACGTGCATTGCAGGATTTGGAGAAAGAGCCGGAGTCGCACCATTCGAAGAAGTAGTCACCGCATTAGAACTGCTCTACAACATAGACACAGGCGTAGACATGAAAAAACTTTACAGACTCTCACAGTTAGCCGAAAAAAGCTTTGCATTGCCAATACAATATCACAAGCCCATAGTAGGCGACAACACGTTTTCATACGAAGTCGACGAATACATCCACGGCATGCTCGCTCATCCGCTAATATACGAACCCTTCCCACCCGAAATCATCGAGAGAGGAACAACATTCTTTTTCGGTAGACAAACCGGAAGACAAACAGTAGAAAGCCGTTTGGCATCCGCGGGAATTAAAGCAACACCATGGCAAATAGACGAAATAGTAAGACGAATAAGAACAATGCAGGAAAGCATGGACAAGGGCGGAGCGCAAATGACATTCTACCAAATCAAAAAGCTAATGCGAGAACTAAGGAAAGGGTTAACAGAAGAGGAATTCTGGAGAATTACTGAGCAAGTCACGAAACAAAAACCTAAACTTCCAACACCCACTTGACGCTTTTAGCTTGTTGCCTTGCAACCATTGAACTAACCTTTCTGAAGTTCCGGAAGAATCTTCTCAAAATAATCAAGAGATTCCGGGTTAATCAAAGCCTCTCGATTTATGACAGGCTTACCATGAATTATGTTCCAAACGGCAATCTCAACTTTTTTCATGTTAAAAGTGTAAGGAATGTCTGGCGCTTCGATTATTAAAGCTGGCACGTGCCGTGGAGAAGCATTTTCTCGCAGAGTTTTCCTAATCTTATCTTTCAAAGCCTCTGTTAGGCTGTATCCCGGAGCAATTTTAACGAACAGGATTATGCGTTGGTCTCCCTTCCATTCTTGCCCAACTGCTAGGCTGTCAGCAATTTCCGGCAGTTTCTCCACGATGTTATAGATTTCAGCTGTGCCTATGCGCACTCCGGAAGGCTTTAAAACAGCATCAGAGCGTCCGCAATGGGTTACGCCGCCTGTGTCGCCGTGGACGATTATGAAGTCGCCGTGCCGCCACACGTTTTTGTTCGGATAAAATCTGAAGTATGCGTCTAAATACTTCTCGTTATTTGGGTCGTTCCAGAAATAAAGTGGCATTGAAGGCGCCGGTGCTTCACAAACAAGCTCTCCCTGCTTATCAACCACGGCATTGCCCTTTTCGTCATAAGCTTTAATTTTCATCCCTAACGCTGGAGCTTGCAGTTCGCCGGCGTATACTGGAAGAGTCGGGCTTCCAGCGGTGAAACAACCGTTGATGTCTGTGCCGCCGGCTATCGAATTGAAATGCAAATCCTTTTTGATTGCTTTGTAAACGTACTCGAAACCTTCCGCTGACAAGGGCGAGCCGGTCTGGGAAATTTCACGAAGCGAAGACAAATCATAGTCTTTGCATGGCTGAACATTTTGGCTTTTTAGAAAGTTTATGTAGCTTGCGCTGCAGCCAAAAATGGTTATTTGTTCATTTTGAACTAACCGCCACATGGCATTAGCGTCAGGATAGCATGGGTTTCCATCATACAACACTATGGTGGCTCCCACGGCTAAAGAGCTTAAAAGCCAGTTCCACATCATCCAACTACAACTTGTAATATACATGATTACGTCTTCACGTTTCAAATCCGTGTGAAGTATAAGTTCTTTTAAATGGTTGACGAGGATTCCGCCTGCTCCTTGCACCATACATTTTGGCTTGCCAGTCGTCCCAGAAGAAAACATAATGTACACGGGATGGTCAGAAGGCAACTGTTCAAACTTAATCTCTGGACGTTTCTCCTTCGACAAGAAGTCATCGTAATATGCCGCGTTAGGAATGTTGCTGACGTCTGGTTCATCTTCTGCAAACGAGGCAACAACAACCTTTTTGAGCGAAGAAATCTGCTTAGCGATTCTTTCCACATTAGACAAGATACTGAAGGTTTTTCCTTTATACCAGTACCCATCAGCCGTAAACAAAACCTTAGGCTCAATCTGACCCAAACGGTCCAGCACTGCTGAAACGCCTAATTCTGCACCGCATGAAGCCCACACTGCACCGACGCTTGTTGCAGCAAGCATTGCAGTGGCTGTTTCGATTAAATTCGGCATGTAGGCAACCACGCGGTCTCCCGGAGCAACGCCTATCTCGCGTAGTGATTTGGCAAGACGAGCAACTTTATCATATAATTCTGCATAGGTTATTTTCGCTGTTTTTTGGTTTTCGCCTTTGAATATGAAAGCTGTGTGGTTGTCTCTGTATCTTAGAAGGTTCTCTGCAAAATTCAGTTTTGCTCCAACAAACCATTTTGCTCCTGGAAACTTGTTTAAGTCGTCAACCACTTTTTCGTATTTGCGTGAACATATAACCTTACCGAACTCCCACATGCTTGACCAAAACTTGGGTATGTTCTCGATTGACCAGTTGTAAAGTTGAAAGTAAGAACTTATCTTCAAAGAGTGCTTCTTGTTAACAAAATCAATAAACTTGGTCATATTCGCCTTTTGTGTGCGTTCCGCGGAAGGTTTCCAAAGCAGTCTTCCCATAATCTTATCCCATGCAGCAAAAACTCAACTAAGCTTTGTTTCTCGGTATGTAAATGCCTTGAGGGTCTATCTCCCTAAGAAGCTTAAGCTCTTCATAAGTTGGCAATTCCGTTGTCGGCACTTCTTTTGGCACAATTAAGTCAAAGCCACTATTCTCCAACACTTGCTCCACCGCAACACCCGGATGAACCGCAGCCAATCTAACTCTTTTAGTCTGCGGTTCAAAATCCATTTGGCACAAGTTTGTAACAACAAGCGATGGACCAACGCCACGCAGTCCAGCTTTTTCTCTTGCTCCGGGTCCGTTTATGAAGCCTGGGCTTGTCATGTAATCGAGTTTTTTCACCATTTTTCTTTTTTCATGAGTCATTATGATTACTATGCGTTTGGCTGATGAGACTATGTCGTTTCCTCCGCCGCTGCCTGGCAATCTAACGTTTGGCTTTTCGAAGGGTCCTATATACGTGGTGTTTATGTTTCCGTATTCGTCGATTTGTGCTGCGCCTACGAAGCCCACGTCCACATGTCCGCCTTGCAGCATTAAGCCTAATGTTTCGATTAAGCCGATTGCGCCTGATGCGCGATAACCTAGTCTTGAGTCGGCTATTGATAGGGCGATGTCTATGGCGTTTGAGTCTATGAATCCGGCTTCGTAAACTATTTTTGCGTTTGGCGCGTGTGTTCGTTTTGCTAGCATTGCAGCTATCATTGGCAGTCCAGTGCCTATGAAGACGACTTCGCCGTTTTTTATTGCTCTTGCTCCGCAAACAGCCATGAGCTCTAATGTGGTGAATTCGCCGAGTTGTGCGTATTTTTTCTTCATCTTGTTTTTCTCCCCTTTTTCTAGTATGGAAGCGGTCTTTTGGCTTTGAGTTTCTGCAGTCTTTCGTTTCCGATTTTTCTTAGGAAATCTTTATGGTCATCTACGCTTGTTATGTATTCACTGCAGTATTTTTGCCAGCCTTCTTCTGTTTTGCATTGCTCGTAGTACATGCGGATGTGCTCCATGTCGTAATCGTAATAATTGTAAACCATCATTGGATACGAGCCCCATGGGCATTCTACAACATGCGTTACGTAAATGTTTGGTATGACTGTTTGGTCTGGTTGAGAGCGGATAAATTCCGTGTCAACGATTTCTTCAGCCATAACGATTAGTTTTTTGCCGGCTCTTGCGCCTTCGATGTCTTCGCCTTTTATGCCGTCTATTTGAGCGTTGCCTTCACGGTCAACGCGTGAAACGTGGACTATGCTGAAGTCTGGGCGGACAGAAGGAACCAACACGACTTTTTCGCCAGTGAAGGGGCAAGTGATTACTTCTGCCTTTTTGGGTCTAAACTTCTTTTTCGCAAGCAAATCTGTGCCTAACATACTTTTTAAGGGCATGAACGGAACGCCTAACGCTCCGCCAAAGAAACGCAGAGCCATAGCCAAATTTGTGTAATCTTCAATTTGGATTGCACCTTCGCGGACTCTTCGCTGAATGTTTGGCGCTAAGCCTATGCCTTCAATGGCAAAAAATGCTAGTTCAAAGTGTGAAACCACGTAGGCGCCGGATAATATGTCGATGTCCATTTCGGAACCGCACGTGTAGATTGTGAGGTTGCGTTTTTTCTGTCTCACAAGTTCATGCGCAAAAGCCATAGGAGGACGTTGAAAGCCGAAGCCGCCCCAGAACAAATGCGCGCCGTCTGGAACAAGCTTTACTGCTTCCTTCAGCGTTATTCGTTTGTCTTCTACGGCTGCTTCCACCAAGCTTTTTCACCTACATCGGTTTTAGAAAAGCATTAACCTTATCCTACACATAGATTTTTCGACTAAAAACCCAGCCATTTTGAGATTTCCGTTTCCTTTTCTGTTTCCAATTTGATGCCCATTGGTTGAAAAGTTTGATTCAGAGCAGTTAACAAGTTTCGAATGTAATCCTCCACGTTTATTTCATACAAACTTCTCACAAACTCAGCCGGTTTTACAGTGAAGGTTCTTCCTTTATAATTGAATGATTTCACTTTGACAAACGAAACTGTATCCCATCTTTCCAGTTTCTTGCCAGAATCTATCAACTGCAGTGCACATTGGTATTGCTGCGCGGCAGTTTTCATGTCCGCAACTTTCTCGTTAGGGTCAAAATAAAGCCTAACAGTATAAACCAAATCTTCCAGCATAACTCGTCTACTCCTCAAATCTTCAACAGCCTTTTTAACGATATCTTTAATCACTTTCTTCGCTTGCTCAAAATCCTCAAGATTCCTAACTGTTGAAAGTGCCTTAACGCATTGCTGAAAAACTGTGTTTATGAACCTTGGAGCGTTAGACTTTATGGGCGTGACCCCTTTAATGTCGGGCGTTCCGTCTGGCAAGATTCCAAAATAGGCTTTTTTCGCTTTAGGCAAAACGCATAGGCTATAGCGTTTCTCCACAGCCAAATCCAAATTGAACCTTTCTTTTACTGCTTTGATTAGCCATTCCACCTGCTCGTTTGACGCGTTATCCAGAAATATGCTGTCTGTGTCGCCGTAAAGTGGTCTCAAACCTTTCTCTTCCGCCATTTTCCAAGTTTCCCTAAGTGAGTAACGACTATACCCAGTTATTGCATCAGCAAGTGGCGGACAAGCAACACCATGAATGCGAACTGTTACGCCATAACTGGAAACCAAAATCAACTTCAACAGCTTCGCTGCTACACTTGCCATTTTACGCTCTTCTTCTGGTAATGAAGTGTCCTTAGCGGCTGG from Candidatus Bathyarchaeota archaeon A05DMB-5 carries:
- a CDS encoding metallopeptidase, producing MRYVEALDVKRLVDEIVDCLGLFHVVPQFVYCYRSFGSESKRVIARIHGLSRIWQEALRKHAAYVIEVVSERYDQLSEEEKEKTVIHELLHIPKGFSGGFRPHKGYVEKAEVERLHRLFVKRRALKE
- a CDS encoding OsmC family protein, with the translated sequence MPEFTFEGTAKWKSGTECDLSIKGKHIVTVSPPPEFGGKQGYCVPEEIFAASLASCMNTIFLLIAKNSQLALKNLETKTTVKMNVEGLEKLIFTHVHFDMAIKLEKDDEWNRKKANAVFKMTEKICPLRQSWGEKVPITFKLTFQ
- a CDS encoding acyl-CoA/acyl-ACP dehydrogenase → MNFELTAEQKMIVEAACDIARDFGPEYWREKDKKHEFPEDFWKSLVEAGFPGIVIPEKYGGGGMGMFEMILAMETLASEGCGLAGEWFLCLSSVFGGLSIVKHGNEAQKQKYLPQIAKGMEFCLALTEPDAGTNTLNISTTAKLEGEEYVVNGQKMFISGADRAKGMLLVTRTTPVDKVAKRTLGLSLFVVDLPNPAVEIIPIEKHGINYSKTFEMYISDLRVPKDCLLGEVDKGWYFVLDTLNPERMSFSAAACGIGLLAIKKAVDYAKERRVFEAPIGSHQAVQFPLADAKAKIEAAHLLNYKAAWLYDKGQECGAEANMAKVAAVEAGISAVYHAMQTFGGYGYAVEYDVERWWREVNLIRLAPVTHQMALAFIGQHVLGLPKSY
- a CDS encoding DUF5518 domain-containing protein, encoding MVIVAIGWALPIIGHFIGGLVAGLIAKGLWKGALAGFLAGILGGLIIAVLIAIGLVALGGLLGGLLGGFIGFLLGLLVAVAAVLLGIFGAIIAAIGGLIGGALAR
- a CDS encoding 2-isopropylmalate synthase (catalyzes condensation of pyruvate and acetyl-CoA to form (R)-citramalate; functions in isoleucine synthesis; belongs to the alpha-IPM synthetase/homocitrate synthase family; it is difficult distinguishing these proteins from enzymes in that family), whose product is MRKTIFKKLEAQGLIANYNHYRKNLPPKLPERVFIWDETLREGVQTPTVYLTYVEKVKLAKMLDEMGVALITVGFPAISEEEKSDVRKIANESFQQARLAASARTIKSDIDACLECGIRELMIFTPFNGLNLQYRLKMTKEQVLQKTTESIEYAKKHGATVNFVLEDATRTPIEEIIQIFETAIKAGASRLVIADTVGFLRPLSMRYLISHVREELLEKTKKEIPLSIHCHNDFGLATANTLAAVEEGIAYVHTCIAGFGERAGVAPFEEVVTALELLYNIDTGVDMKKLYRLSQLAEKSFALPIQYHKPIVGDNTFSYEVDEYIHGMLAHPLIYEPFPPEIIERGTTFFFGRQTGRQTVESRLASAGIKATPWQIDEIVRRIRTMQESMDKGGAQMTFYQIKKLMRELRKGLTEEEFWRITEQVTKQKPKLPTPT
- a CDS encoding acetoacetate--CoA ligase, whose product is MGRLLWKPSAERTQKANMTKFIDFVNKKHSLKISSYFQLYNWSIENIPKFWSSMWEFGKVICSRKYEKVVDDLNKFPGAKWFVGAKLNFAENLLRYRDNHTAFIFKGENQKTAKITYAELYDKVARLAKSLREIGVAPGDRVVAYMPNLIETATAMLAATSVGAVWASCGAELGVSAVLDRLGQIEPKVLFTADGYWYKGKTFSILSNVERIAKQISSLKKVVVASFAEDEPDVSNIPNAAYYDDFLSKEKRPEIKFEQLPSDHPVYIMFSSGTTGKPKCMVQGAGGILVNHLKELILHTDLKREDVIMYITSCSWMMWNWLLSSLAVGATIVLYDGNPCYPDANAMWRLVQNEQITIFGCSASYINFLKSQNVQPCKDYDLSSLREISQTGSPLSAEGFEYVYKAIKKDLHFNSIAGGTDINGCFTAGSPTLPVYAGELQAPALGMKIKAYDEKGNAVVDKQGELVCEAPAPSMPLYFWNDPNNEKYLDAYFRFYPNKNVWRHGDFIIVHGDTGGVTHCGRSDAVLKPSGVRIGTAEIYNIVEKLPEIADSLAVGQEWKGDQRIILFVKIAPGYSLTEALKDKIRKTLRENASPRHVPALIIEAPDIPYTFNMKKVEIAVWNIIHGKPVINREALINPESLDYFEKILPELQKG
- a CDS encoding 3-oxoadipate--succinyl-CoA transferase subunit B, translating into MKKKYAQLGEFTTLELMAVCGARAIKNGEVVFIGTGLPMIAAMLAKRTHAPNAKIVYEAGFIDSNAIDIALSIADSRLGYRASGAIGLIETLGLMLQGGHVDVGFVGAAQIDEYGNINTTYIGPFEKPNVRLPGSGGGNDIVSSAKRIVIIMTHEKRKMVKKLDYMTSPGFINGPGAREKAGLRGVGPSLVVTNLCQMDFEPQTKRVRLAAVHPGVAVEQVLENSGFDLIVPKEVPTTELPTYEELKLLREIDPQGIYIPRNKA
- a CDS encoding CoA transferase subunit A → MVEAAVEDKRITLKEAVKLVPDGAHLFWGGFGFQRPPMAFAHELVRQKKRNLTIYTCGSEMDIDILSGAYVVSHFELAFFAIEGIGLAPNIQRRVREGAIQIEDYTNLAMALRFFGGALGVPFMPLKSMLGTDLLAKKKFRPKKAEVITCPFTGEKVVLVPSVRPDFSIVHVSRVDREGNAQIDGIKGEDIEGARAGKKLIVMAEEIVDTEFIRSQPDQTVIPNIYVTHVVECPWGSYPMMVYNYYDYDMEHIRMYYEQCKTEEGWQKYCSEYITSVDDHKDFLRKIGNERLQKLKAKRPLPY